In Mycobacterium sp. Aquia_213, the sequence ATCACGGTGCCGGTGAGAAACGGCCAGGCCGTCGTCGCGACGCCGGTGAGATTGAGCCCTTCGTCGTGACTGCGGCGTCCCAGGGCGCAGAACACCAACACGCACACCACATCGACGCCCAGCCACCCCAGCCGCTGCATAGAGCGAGACTACCGGGCTGGGCCGGACGCTGTTCTTTGCGCCGGACGCGGTGGCAGGCTGACTCCTATGAGCACACACAAACCTCCCGCGTTCAGCCGAGAAGACCCTCTTGGCCTCGACGCTTCGCTGTCCAGCGATGAGATCGCGGTTCGCGACACGGTCAGAAAATTCTGCGCCGAGCACGTCATCCCGTACATCGCGGAGTGGTTCGAGATCGGTGATCTGCCGGTGCGCCAACTGGGCAAACAGTTCGGCGAGCTTGGGCTGCTCGGCATGCACCTGGAGGGCTACGGATGCGGCGGGTCGTCGTCGGTGCACTACGGCCTGGCGTGTACCGAGCTGGAGGCCGCCGACTCCGGGCTCCGGTCGATGGTCTCGGTGCAGGGATCGCTGGCGATGTTCGCGATCTGGAACTTCGGCTCCGAGGAACAAAAGCAGCAGTGGCTGCCCGGCATGGCGACCGGCGAACTGCTCGGCTGCTTCGGGCTCACCGAACCCGACGCCGGATCCGACCCCGCGGCGATGACAACCCATGCGCGACGGGATGGTTCGGACTGGGTGCTCAACGGCCGCAAGATGTGGATCACCAACGGTTCGGTCGCCGACGTCGCGGTCGTGTGGGCCAACACCGACGACGGGATCCGCGGATTCATCGTCCCGACCCGCACCGCGGGCTTCACCGCCAACACGATTCACCACAAACTCTCGCTGCGGGCCTCGATCACCAGCGAGCTGGTGCTCGACGACGTGCGGTTGCCCGCCGACGCGATGCTGCCCGACGCCAAGGGGCTGCGCGGGCCGCTGTCCTGCTTGTCCGAGGCGCGCTACGGCATCGTCTGGGGATCGATGGGGGCGGCACGCTCGGCCTGGCAGGCCGCACTCGAATACGCGACGCAACGCACCCAGTTCGGCCGGCCGATCGCGGGATTCCAGTTGACCCAGGCGAAACTCGTCGACATGGCCGTCGAATTGCACAAGGGACAGCTGCTGTCGCTGCATCTGGGACGCCTCAAGGACAGCGTCGGGCTACGCCCCGAACAGGTCAGCTTCGGCAAACTCAACAACACCCGCGAGGCGCTCAAAATCTGCCGGACCGCTCGAACCATATTGGGCGGCAACGGGATATCGCTGGAATACCCGATTATCCGGCACATGGTCAACCTGGAGTCGGTGCTGACCTACGAGGGCACGCCCGAGATGCATCAACTCGTGCTCGGCCAGGCATTCACCGGTAGCGACGCCTTCCGCTGATGGGCCTCCGGCATCTGCGTCACATCGCGGCTCTGGTCATCGCCTGCGTGCTCGTGGCGGGTTGTGCACCCAAGTCGCCACCGACACCCCTGCAGGCGGGCTCGGCCGACCAGGCCAAGGCCGACGCCGTGCTGCGGGTGGTCGGAAACTTCATGACGCAGGCGCACCTGAAGGCCGCGATCGTTCGTGTCACGGTGGACGGCAAGGAGGTGGTCACCCAGGCCGTCGGCGACTCGATGACCGGGGTGCCGGCCACCACCGACATGCACTTCCGCAACGGCGCGGTCGCGATCTCCTACGTGTCGACGTTGCTGCTCAAGCTGGTCGACCAAAAGAAGCTGAGCCTTGACGACCGGTTGTCGAAGTGGCTGCCCGACTTCCCCAACGCCGGGCGCGTCACGCTGGGGCAACTGGCGCAGATGACGTCCGGTTACCCGGACTACATCCTGGGCAACGACCAGTTCGACAATGAGTCGTACGCAAACCCGTTCCAGCAGTGGACAACTCAAGACATGCTCGCGCAGATCTCCGGGCGCCCGCTGCTCTACGAGCCGGGAACAAACTGGAACTACGCGCACACCAACTACGTGCTGCTCGGGCTGGCGCTGGAGAAGGCCACCGGTCAGGACATGCCGACACTGCTACAGAACGAGGTGCTGGGCCCGCTCGGCCTTAAGCACACGGCGAACTCCGATACCGCCGAAATCCCCTGGCCCGTCCTGCACGCGTTCAGCTCCGAGCGGCGCCAGGCGCTCAAAATCCCTGCGGGGACACCGTTTTACGAAGAGTCCACGTACTGGAACCCGTCCTGGACCATTACCCATGGCGCGATTCAGACCACCAACATCGACGACATGGAAGCCACCGCTGTCGGGATCGGCTCGGGCAAGCTGCTCTCGGCGGACTCGTACAAGAAGATGGTGTCGACCGCGCTACGCGGCAAGACGCACGCCCAACCGGGCTGCCCGACCTGCTTCGACCAAAGCGAGGGCTACACCTACGGTCTGGGAATCATCATCTCCGGCGATTGGCTGATGCAGAACCCACTGTTCTCCGGGTGCGCCGGTGTCGAGGCCTATCTGCCGGCCCAGAAGATCGCGATCGCCGTCGCGGTCACGTACGCCCCGGAGGCATTCGACGACCAGGGCAACTACAGTAATCAGG encodes:
- a CDS encoding serine hydrolase domain-containing protein, which produces MGLRHLRHIAALVIACVLVAGCAPKSPPTPLQAGSADQAKADAVLRVVGNFMTQAHLKAAIVRVTVDGKEVVTQAVGDSMTGVPATTDMHFRNGAVAISYVSTLLLKLVDQKKLSLDDRLSKWLPDFPNAGRVTLGQLAQMTSGYPDYILGNDQFDNESYANPFQQWTTQDMLAQISGRPLLYEPGTNWNYAHTNYVLLGLALEKATGQDMPTLLQNEVLGPLGLKHTANSDTAEIPWPVLHAFSSERRQALKIPAGTPFYEESTYWNPSWTITHGAIQTTNIDDMEATAVGIGSGKLLSADSYKKMVSTALRGKTHAQPGCPTCFDQSEGYTYGLGIIISGDWLMQNPLFSGCAGVEAYLPAQKIAIAVAVTYAPEAFDDQGNYSNQADILFRKIGAVMAPNAAPPMPPGR
- a CDS encoding acyl-CoA dehydrogenase, coding for MSTHKPPAFSREDPLGLDASLSSDEIAVRDTVRKFCAEHVIPYIAEWFEIGDLPVRQLGKQFGELGLLGMHLEGYGCGGSSSVHYGLACTELEAADSGLRSMVSVQGSLAMFAIWNFGSEEQKQQWLPGMATGELLGCFGLTEPDAGSDPAAMTTHARRDGSDWVLNGRKMWITNGSVADVAVVWANTDDGIRGFIVPTRTAGFTANTIHHKLSLRASITSELVLDDVRLPADAMLPDAKGLRGPLSCLSEARYGIVWGSMGAARSAWQAALEYATQRTQFGRPIAGFQLTQAKLVDMAVELHKGQLLSLHLGRLKDSVGLRPEQVSFGKLNNTREALKICRTARTILGGNGISLEYPIIRHMVNLESVLTYEGTPEMHQLVLGQAFTGSDAFR